From Pyxicephalus adspersus chromosome 7, UCB_Pads_2.0, whole genome shotgun sequence, a single genomic window includes:
- the ARL6IP6 gene encoding ADP-ribosylation factor-like protein 6-interacting protein 6, with protein MTPALRPPHSLPARDTRTGPRHRKFGGRRSLTSRGGGGKTQNEDVAALLQPIDFWMDTSYVTSASRLRSSNRRSAAYTSTSSNAAQSQGSKGVILEDSLVRNLDGELSEEYAPKTNILREDSVMFSDSEQHEHNGTLKSQVVTTRKSKRWPSRLFSMFCCLMIVSILAVLLVVIYLVLQDMRYEKESEDGVKTSVLGFWSLLVLSLIAGLSCCSFSWTVTYFDSFEPGMFPPTPLSPARFRKMTGHSFHVGYTMAILNGIVAAFTVLWCLL; from the exons ATGACGCCTGCTCTCCGGCCTCCTCACAGCCTTCCGGCAAGGGACACGCGCACTGGTCCCCGGCACAGGAAGTTTGGAGGAAGGCGCTCTCTGACGTCACGTGGAGGGGGCGGAAAGACGCAGAACGAAGACGTCGCGGCGCTACTCCAGCCAATAG ATTTCTGGATGGACACCTCTTACGTAACCAGTGCCAGTCGGCTAAGAAGTAGCAACCGCCGTTCTGCCGCCTATACCAGCACCTCTTCTAATGCCGCTCAGAGCCAAGGCTCCAAGGGGGTCATTCTAGAAGACTCCTTAGTCAGGAACTTGGACGGTGAGTTATCCGAGGAGTATGCTCCGAAGACAAACATCCTCAGGGAGGACTCGGTGATGTTCTCGGATTCTGAACAACATGAACATAACGGCACCCTGAAGTCACAAGTGGTCACCACCAGGAAGAGCAAAAGATGGCCGTCCAGATTGTTCTCTATGTTCTGCTGCCTTATGATCGTCAGCATCCTCGCTGTTCTGCTTGTAGTTATTTATCTTGTGCTgcaag ATATGCGCTATGAAAAAGAGAGTGAAGATGGAGTGAAAACAAGTGTGCTAG GGTTCTGGAGTTTGCTGGTCTTGTCCTTGATTGCTGGACTCTCTTGCTGCAGCTTCTCTTGGACTGTCACTTATTTTGATTCTTTTGAACCAGGAATGTTTCCTCCAACTCCTTTGTCCCCTGCACGGTTTag gaaAATGACTGGACATTCTTTCCATGTGGGTTACACCATGGCAATATTAAATGGCATTGTAGCAGCTTTCACTGTTCTCTGGTGTCTGCTGTGA